A portion of the Caenorhabditis elegans chromosome III genome contains these proteins:
- the cutl-25 gene encoding ZP domain-containing protein (Confirmed by transcript evidence) — protein MLLSTVPFLLIFITISSSEAKTFENRIVGKPFVSCRSDAISLVAETEDFFEGQIYVKGSRGTPSCSKSYQITQNSTALELKINAQELEKCGFRAWPKPNSKMWLLSGQVIVAFHPTLVTPSDRAFRAHCEFEDFKRKTEIGIENLIQEHELILGNFQLPKISMHILPAGEESLTTKTQNFEANEQKVLNVGDPIMFEWKLEQEHGIFGIQLERCSAESENGKGMKILENGCSLDEELISDTTYSQDFSKIYATSLAFKFPEEYEVFIRCAVRTCVKKTEHLEIINGEEEDLCSASNNCGFVSFESSQRSRRQLVGKNNNNTRTDIIYVNGRFRVEKQSSPQEARATSQTEFCMPDVIYYLGLSTVVICYLITISTTVVFKFGGRF, from the exons ATGCTCCTCTCCACAGTaccatttttattgatttttataaca ATCTCATCCTCAGAAGCGAAAACATTCGAAAATCGGATAGTTG GGAAACCATTTGTCTCGTGTCGATCCGATGCGATTTCACTTGTTGCGGAGACTGAAGACTTTTTTGAGGGACAG ATCTACGTAAAAGGGTCTCGCGGCACTCCGTCCTGCTCCAAATCCTACCAAATTACCCAGAATTCCACAGCTCTGGAGCTCAAAATAAATGCTCAAGAGCTGGAAAAATGTGGTTTCCGAGCGTGGCCAAAGccgaattcaaaaatgtggcTTTTGTCGGGACAAGTGATTGTGGCCTTCCATCCAACACTGGTGACACCCTCAGATCGAGCTTTTCGTGCACATTgtgaatttgaagattttaagcgaaaaacggaaattggaATTGAGAA cctAATCCAAGAGCACGAGCTGAttctcggaaattttcaactgccaaaaatttcaatgcacATTTTGCCAGCTGGAGAGGAATCTTTGACAACG aaaactcagAATTTTGAAGCCAATGAGCAGAAAGTGTTGAATGTTGGCGATCCTATAATGTTCGAGTGGAAATTGGAACAGGAACACG GAATATTCGGAATTCAACTCGAGAGGTGCTCTGCCGAGTCAGAAAACGGAAAAGGgatgaaaattctggaaaatggaTGCTCTTTAGACGAGGAGCTTAtttctgacaccacgtatTCACaggatttctcgaaaatttatgCGACTTCGCTggctttcaaatttccagaggAATATGAGGTTTTTATCAGATGTGCAGTGAGGACTTGTGTGAAAAA aaccgaGCACCTAGAAATCATAAATGGCGAGGAAGAGGACCTGTGCTCGGCGAGCAACAATTGCGGATTTGTCTCATTTGAATCGAGTCAGAGAAGTCGGCGACAACTTGTAGGGAAAA ATAACAACAACACCCGTACCGACATCATCTACGTGAACGGTAGATTCCGTGTGGAAAAACAAAGTTCCCCGCAAGAAGCCCGTGCCACGTCACAAACAGAGTTCTGTATGCCTGACGTCATCTATTACCTGGGACTgtctacagtagtcatttgcTACCTGATTACCATCTCGACTACGGTAGTTTTCAAGTTTGGCGGTAGATTTTGA
- the fipr-29 gene encoding Invertebrate defensins family profile domain-containing protein (Partially confirmed by transcript evidence): MPNSSILLIFLLTIVILIAPEENHKTYCEVLTSNNSNCTAYCKEKPECSWGRCEGYFKTNCVCYSDKYQFCE, translated from the exons ATGCCGAACAGTTCtattcttttgatttttctcctTACAATAGTAATATTGATAGCGCCGGAGGAAAATC ACAAAACTTATTGCGAGGTCCTTACAAGCAACAACTCAAACTGCACGGCCTATTGCAAGGAGAAGCCCGAATGCAGTTGGGGACGGTGTGAAGGGTATTTCAAGACAAATTGTGTATGTTATAGTGATAAATATCAGTTttgtgaataa
- the H06I04.6 gene encoding CX domain-containing protein (Confirmed by transcript evidence) yields the protein MVVGAAAGYLTYQAGKAIIRAAAGPMMWNNRPYYWGSNYYRQSPGHTNMCRMPIESGDQQFGNVYFQDNSRPREITWGCGYYEYCCGYECCRGGGATSDRIGGRGTSLGDKIGIQ from the exons atggtTGTTGGAGCTGCCGCCGGATACTTGACGTATCAAGCAGGAAAGGCTATCATCAGAGCAGCAGCCGGACCaatgat GTGGAACAATCGCCCCTACTATTGGGGTTCGAACTACTATCGGCAGAGCCCGGGGCACACGAATATGTGTCGAATGCCGATTGAGTCAGGAGATCAacaatttggaaatgtttatttccag gACAACTCCCGACCGCGAGAGATTACATGGGGCTGCGGATACTACGAGTATTGCTGCGGCTACGAGTGCTGTCGAGGCGGTGGAGCAACATCGGATCGAATCGGCGGACGCGGAACGTCACTTGG cGACAAAATCGGAATTCAATGA
- the H06I04.6 gene encoding CX domain-containing protein (Confirmed by transcript evidence), with amino-acid sequence MRRKAYFLISLILFSLIPPIELRRGGGGGLGGSRGGGGSRGSSGGGFGSRGSSGARTSSGGGWLGGGSKTSGAGRNDYSRGTNLGANTNRGSNSGGGWNSHSNTGGNWNNNNHGSSMNTGSKGGFLGGLFGRKHGQSSHQTGYGTRSRWGGGGSRWTNSGLGSRSRGSTFKNMVVGAAAGYLTYQAGKAIIRAAAGPMMWNNRPYYWGSNYYRQSPGHTNMCRMPIESGDQQFGNVYFQDNSRPREITWGCGYYEYCCGYECCRGGGATSDRIGGRGTSLGYALVIGFLARRLMF; translated from the exons ATGCGACGAAAAGCCTATTTCCTGATATCTCTAATCCTCTTCTCACTCATCCCACCGATAGAGCTCCGACGCGGAGGCGGAGGTGGGCTTGGCGGCTCACGTGGCGGTGGTGGATCCCGTGGAAGTAGTGGCGGTGGATTTGGAAGCCGAGGATCGTCGGGAGCACGAACATCTTCTGGAGGTGGTTGGCTCGGTGGTGGCTCGAAAACTAGTGGAGCTGGAAGAAATGATTACTCAAGGGGTACCAACTTGGGAGCCAACACGAATCGGGGATCAAATAGCGGTGGAGGATGGAATTCACACTCGAATACCGGAGGAAACtggaataataataatcatgGAAGTAGTATGAATACTGGAAG CAAAGGCGGTTTCCTGGGCGGTTTATTCGGCCGAAAACACGGTCAATCGTCCCACCAAACGGGTTACGGTACCCGTAGTCGTTGGGGTGGCGGAGGTTCCAG atgGACAAATTCCGGTTTGGGATCGCGATCTCGAGGaagtacatttaaaaatatggtTGTTGGAGCTGCCGCCGGATACTTGACGTATCAAGCAGGAAAGGCTATCATCAGAGCAGCAGCCGGACCaatgat GTGGAACAATCGCCCCTACTATTGGGGTTCGAACTACTATCGGCAGAGCCCGGGGCACACGAATATGTGTCGAATGCCGATTGAGTCAGGAGATCAacaatttggaaatgtttatttccag gACAACTCCCGACCGCGAGAGATTACATGGGGCTGCGGATACTACGAGTATTGCTGCGGCTACGAGTGCTGTCGAGGCGGTGGAGCAACATCGGATCGAATCGGCGGACGCGGAACGTCACTTGGGTACGCGTTGGTCATCGGTTTCTTGGCTAGACGATTGATGTTCTGA
- the rps-27A gene encoding Ubiquitin-like protein 1 (Confirmed by transcript evidence): MVFVKTLHRTLFLEVAANEDVLSIKQKIEAAEGIPAEEQRLCYAGRQLEDSDCGIDSEATIYVNLELLGGAKKRKKKVYTTPKKNKRKPKKVKLAVLKYYKIDENGKITRLRKECQQPSCGGGVFMAQHANRHYCGRCHDTLVVDTATAAATSGEKGGKKGKK, translated from the exons ATGGTCTTCGTTAAGACACTCCACAGAACCTTGTTCCTCGAGGTCGCCGCCAACGAGGATGTCTTGAGCATCAAGCAAAAAATCGAGGCCGCCGAGGGAATTCCAGCCGAAGAGCAGAGACTCTGCTACGCCG GACGTCAGCTCGAGGATAGCGATTGCGGAATCGACTCTGAGGCCACCATCTACGTCAACCTTGAGCTTCTCGGAGGAGCcaagaagagaaagaagaaggtCTACACCACCCCAAAGAAGAACAAGAGAAAGCCAAAGAAGGTCAAGCTCGCCGTCCTTAAGTACTACAAG ATCGACGAGAACGGCAAGATCACCCGTCTTCGCAAGGAGTGCCAACAACCATCATGCGGAGGAGGAGTCTTCATGGCTCAACACGCCAACAGACACTACTGCGGAAGATGCCACGACACCCTCGTCGTTGACACCGCCACTGCCGCTGCCACCTCTGGCGAGAAGGGAGGAAAGAAGGGAAAGAAGTAG
- the rps-27A gene encoding Ubiquitin-like protein 1 (Partially confirmed by transcript evidence) translates to MVFVKTLHRTLFLEVAANEDVLSIKQKIEAAEGIPAEEQRLCYAARG, encoded by the exons ATGGTCTTCGTTAAGACACTCCACAGAACCTTGTTCCTCGAGGTCGCCGCCAACGAGGATGTCTTGAGCATCAAGCAAAAAATCGAGGCCGCCGAGGGAATTCCAGCCGAAGAGCAGAGACTCTGCTACGCCG CTCGAGGATAG